Proteins from a genomic interval of Flammeovirgaceae bacterium SG7u.111:
- a CDS encoding methyltransferase domain-containing protein encodes MAEKHPDVHGKALYDYYKGKTGGELMIKTSYDEVEEMPPEVFFRDFDDFPEIEVHALQLCKGKVLDVGAGTGDHSLLLQEWGKETIPLEISPNCVKLMHERNIEHVEQGDIFSYSKGKFDSILLLMNGVGLAGDTDGFIKLLSKFDELLLPDGQVIFDSSDISYLYEDGLPKPKDRYFGEVSYQYYYTTPTESIEGEWFDWLYLDKVMLLKLATDAGWKADFVFENDQDHFLVKLEKG; translated from the coding sequence ATGGCAGAAAAGCACCCTGACGTGCACGGCAAGGCACTTTACGATTATTATAAAGGGAAAACAGGCGGTGAGCTGATGATAAAAACTTCTTACGATGAAGTGGAGGAAATGCCTCCAGAAGTTTTTTTTAGAGATTTTGACGACTTTCCAGAAATAGAAGTTCATGCATTGCAACTTTGTAAAGGCAAGGTGCTTGACGTAGGGGCAGGTACTGGTGACCACTCGCTGCTTTTGCAAGAATGGGGTAAAGAAACCATTCCCTTGGAAATATCACCTAACTGTGTAAAGTTAATGCATGAACGTAACATAGAGCATGTGGAACAAGGTGATATTTTTAGTTATTCAAAGGGGAAATTTGATAGCATTTTACTTTTGATGAACGGAGTAGGATTGGCAGGCGATACCGATGGCTTCATTAAGCTATTGAGCAAGTTCGACGAACTACTTTTGCCTGATGGACAAGTCATATTTGACAGTAGCGATATTTCCTACTTGTACGAAGATGGATTGCCCAAACCTAAAGACCGTTATTTCGGAGAAGTTTCCTATCAGTATTACTACACAACCCCAACGGAAAGCATAGAAGGCGAATGGTTCGACTGGTTGTATCTCGATAAAGTGATGCTCCTTAAACTAGCTACCGATGCAGGCTGGAAAGCGGATTTTGTATTCGAAAATGATCAAGACCATTTCTTGGTAAAACTTGAGAAAGGGTAG
- a CDS encoding ABC transporter permease produces MLLNFLKIIYRNMSRDKSFTAINLFGLALGISAFLYIALFVKHEKSVDNFHKEKSQIFRLRTQLKWNDFDEEFPQTPPGVGTTIRDIFPEVEKLTRVRPFHQRIVKIDEEVFKEEHAMGADSAFLDIFNFEVLEGNKQTLLTQPNTVVLTESYAKKYFRNEKPLNQLIDIEDVPHKVTGVLEDPPANSHIQYSMLISNQGDETLGFFEWSWIWCNLVTYAKLTKGADPAALEAKFPEMVMTHAGNTIKRLTSGTVESFFEQGNKIGFSLEPLEDVYYSSQNNLGPIGNETYLNIFMLVGIFILLLAGINYVNLSTAKSMKRSMEVGIRKVMGSSRASLIGQFLAEAVVYCFLSTIIVFFMSEFLGNYLADNLDIRWDMRLIDNPWMFALAVAIALLLGTISGIYPAVYLSSFKPLRVLKGGQTAKQKSVFRNTLVVMQFMISFGLIILTFSVNRQIHHMRTMDIGIDTDNTLVIRNMEHLGINRDSFKETLKSMSGVKSAGFSSSYPSNGGRGEIIRKMTAQEDDLLLSIIEVEPEYLETYNIKVIEGQAFNELDKQSQTPKVLINETAVKSLGYENPIGQKIIALDDEREVEIAGIVKNFNHESVKFDITPLMIRPYFEEKPAIGVNFLSVKVSPSNIQETLESIKKAWQVRETGIPFEYFFCNEAIDQALRQERGFSKLLDTFSVISIVIACLGLAGLAMYTAEQKTKSIGIRKVLGATVSNILVLLSKGYARLLLLAFVLVAPISYWAIDSWLGNFANKIELGWWHFALPGLLLCLVALVAVSAQTLKAALAKPVDSLRNE; encoded by the coding sequence ATGCTGCTCAACTTCCTCAAAATCATCTACAGAAACATGTCGAGGGATAAGTCTTTTACGGCGATCAACCTCTTTGGCTTGGCGCTAGGCATATCCGCTTTTCTCTATATTGCCCTATTCGTGAAGCACGAAAAATCAGTTGATAATTTTCATAAGGAAAAATCACAAATTTTTCGCTTGCGCACCCAACTCAAGTGGAACGACTTCGATGAAGAGTTCCCTCAAACACCTCCGGGCGTAGGCACCACCATCCGAGATATTTTCCCTGAGGTAGAAAAACTGACTAGAGTACGACCTTTTCATCAACGGATAGTCAAAATTGATGAGGAAGTATTTAAGGAAGAGCATGCAATGGGGGCTGATAGTGCCTTTTTGGATATCTTCAATTTCGAGGTATTAGAAGGGAATAAACAAACACTTCTTACCCAACCCAATACGGTAGTGTTGACAGAGAGCTATGCAAAAAAATATTTTAGGAATGAAAAGCCTTTAAACCAATTAATAGACATTGAAGACGTGCCCCATAAGGTTACGGGTGTATTGGAAGACCCTCCTGCCAACAGCCACATCCAATACAGCATGCTCATTTCCAACCAGGGGGATGAAACTTTGGGTTTCTTTGAGTGGAGCTGGATTTGGTGCAACTTGGTTACCTATGCAAAACTCACAAAAGGAGCCGACCCAGCTGCATTAGAAGCCAAATTCCCCGAAATGGTAATGACGCATGCGGGTAATACCATTAAGCGACTCACCAGCGGTACGGTTGAAAGTTTCTTTGAACAAGGCAACAAAATTGGCTTCTCACTTGAGCCTTTAGAAGACGTATATTATAGCTCGCAAAACAATTTAGGTCCTATTGGCAATGAAACCTATCTGAATATATTTATGCTGGTAGGTATATTTATTTTACTACTAGCAGGCATCAACTATGTCAATTTATCTACAGCCAAATCGATGAAGCGCTCTATGGAAGTAGGTATTCGTAAAGTGATGGGCTCAAGCAGGGCAAGTCTTATAGGGCAGTTCTTGGCAGAAGCGGTGGTTTACTGTTTTTTATCTACGATCATCGTATTTTTCATGAGCGAATTCTTGGGAAATTATCTAGCTGACAATCTCGATATCCGCTGGGATATGAGGCTTATTGATAATCCTTGGATGTTCGCATTGGCCGTAGCAATAGCATTGCTTTTGGGTACTATTTCTGGGATTTACCCCGCAGTTTACCTCTCTAGTTTCAAACCACTGAGAGTTCTTAAAGGAGGGCAAACTGCCAAGCAAAAAAGCGTTTTCAGAAATACATTAGTGGTGATGCAATTCATGATCTCTTTTGGACTGATCATTTTGACCTTCTCGGTCAATAGACAAATCCACCACATGCGTACCATGGATATTGGCATTGATACCGACAACACCCTCGTGATCAGGAATATGGAGCATTTGGGTATTAATAGAGATAGTTTTAAAGAAACATTAAAATCAATGTCAGGGGTGAAGTCTGCTGGTTTTTCTTCTTCTTACCCCTCCAATGGAGGGCGTGGGGAGATCATCAGAAAGATGACTGCACAAGAAGATGATTTACTTCTTTCCATCATTGAAGTAGAACCTGAATACCTTGAAACCTACAATATAAAGGTAATAGAGGGGCAAGCATTTAATGAGCTAGATAAGCAAAGCCAAACCCCAAAGGTATTGATCAATGAAACAGCGGTTAAATCTTTAGGATACGAAAATCCAATTGGTCAAAAAATCATAGCCCTAGACGACGAAAGAGAAGTAGAAATAGCAGGCATTGTAAAAAATTTCAACCACGAATCTGTCAAGTTTGATATTACCCCATTGATGATCAGGCCGTACTTTGAAGAAAAGCCTGCTATAGGAGTCAACTTCCTTTCGGTAAAAGTTTCTCCAAGCAATATCCAAGAAACACTGGAAAGTATAAAAAAAGCATGGCAAGTAAGAGAAACAGGAATCCCCTTTGAATATTTTTTCTGCAACGAGGCTATTGACCAAGCTCTCCGCCAAGAAAGAGGATTTTCAAAATTACTCGATACCTTCTCTGTCATTTCCATCGTTATTGCCTGCCTTGGACTAGCCGGATTGGCAATGTACACTGCCGAGCAAAAGACAAAATCTATAGGTATCCGAAAAGTTCTTGGCGCTACTGTTTCTAATATTTTGGTGCTATTATCCAAAGGCTATGCGAGGCTATTGTTGCTAGCATTCGTACTTGTAGCACCAATTTCCTATTGGGCAATAGATAGCTGGCTGGGGAATTTTGCCAACAAAATAGAATTAGGTTGGTGGCACTTTGCCTTACCAGGCTTGCTTCTATGCCTCGTTGCCTTAGTGGCTGTGAGTGCCCAAACTTTAAAAGCAGCCTTGGCAAAACCGGTAGATTCCCTAAGAAACGAATAA
- the pbpC gene encoding penicillin-binding protein 1C, with protein sequence MGLKLNKKVGVLIFMAAFVGWFFCLPSQLFDDPYATILLDKDDNLLGAMIAEDGQWRFPASDSTPHKFSEAIRYFEDQYFYQHPGFNPVSFFKAMVQNVKKGHVVRGGSTITMQVIRLSRKGQPRTFFEKFIELGMATRLELKYSKKEILGLYASHAPFGGNIVGLEAAAWRYYGRKPSELSWAEAALLAVLPNRPGLIFPGRNQETLHKKRDRLLKKLFEEKVLDSLGYQLALSEPLPGTPFPLPQLAPHLLTRCINSGLKGQKIHTTIGVEKQREVNEIVKRYYGFLKNNGVHNMAILVMDVDKGNTLAYVGNTQIEGNDGHGDDVDVITAPRSSGSILKPLLYGLMLKEGEILPNTLVPDVPTFIAGFAPQNFSKTYDGAISAKVALARSLNIPHVHMLRDYSIEKLHFNLQKMGMTTLHHHAEHYGLSLILGGAETTLWDISGIYSSMARILKNFHENSPYHYRPNEWRKPRFLKKEKVEKPSETVPDALLDASSIWYAFEAMQDVYRPGREESWELYETSRRVAWKTGTSFGHRDAWAIGVTPDYLVGVWVGNADGEGRPGLTGVTAAAPVLFDVFGTLPPTEWFEPPYDEMTTTSICRQSGHKASEICPVVDEMDIPFAGLSTEVCPYHQLVHLDASGQFRVNSDCEEVANMKHEPFFLLPPMQAWYYRTKHATYRRLPPIRSDCLNSSATVAKQVMHVVYPIEGGKIVIPRLLDGEKGEAVFQVAHIKPDSQVYWHLDGQYIGQTQGNHELNVQPSVGRHHLVVVDENGESVGRDFEVQGE encoded by the coding sequence ATGGGATTGAAATTGAATAAAAAGGTAGGGGTTTTAATTTTTATGGCGGCTTTCGTTGGCTGGTTTTTTTGCTTGCCTAGCCAGCTATTTGACGATCCGTATGCCACTATTTTGCTCGATAAAGATGATAACTTATTGGGCGCTATGATAGCCGAGGATGGACAATGGCGTTTTCCCGCTTCAGATTCTACCCCGCACAAGTTCTCGGAAGCCATCCGCTATTTTGAAGACCAATATTTTTACCAACATCCCGGTTTTAATCCTGTTTCTTTTTTCAAGGCCATGGTGCAAAACGTGAAAAAAGGGCATGTAGTAAGAGGGGGAAGTACCATCACTATGCAAGTCATTCGCCTTTCCCGCAAAGGGCAGCCGAGGACATTTTTTGAAAAGTTCATTGAATTGGGGATGGCAACGAGATTGGAATTGAAGTATTCCAAAAAAGAGATTTTGGGATTGTATGCCAGCCACGCTCCTTTTGGAGGAAATATCGTAGGTTTGGAGGCTGCCGCATGGAGGTATTACGGCAGAAAACCTTCCGAGCTTTCATGGGCCGAAGCAGCTCTTCTGGCAGTTTTGCCCAACCGACCGGGCTTGATTTTCCCGGGAAGGAATCAAGAAACGCTACATAAAAAAAGGGATAGGCTCTTGAAAAAGCTTTTCGAGGAAAAAGTATTGGACTCGTTGGGTTATCAGCTTGCCCTGTCAGAGCCTTTGCCCGGGACGCCTTTTCCTTTGCCCCAACTTGCCCCGCACTTGCTCACTCGCTGTATCAATTCAGGCTTGAAAGGGCAAAAAATCCACACGACTATAGGTGTGGAGAAGCAAAGAGAAGTGAATGAGATAGTGAAAAGGTATTATGGTTTTTTGAAAAACAATGGCGTTCACAACATGGCAATTCTTGTAATGGATGTGGACAAGGGAAATACCTTGGCGTATGTGGGGAATACCCAGATTGAGGGCAATGATGGACATGGCGATGATGTGGATGTAATTACTGCTCCTCGGAGTAGCGGAAGTATCCTAAAGCCTTTGCTTTATGGTCTGATGCTGAAAGAAGGGGAGATTCTACCTAATACGCTTGTGCCTGATGTACCTACTTTTATCGCTGGTTTTGCCCCGCAAAATTTCAGTAAAACGTACGATGGCGCAATCTCTGCTAAAGTAGCCTTGGCTCGCTCGCTCAATATTCCCCATGTACACATGCTCAGGGATTACAGCATAGAAAAACTGCATTTTAACCTCCAGAAAATGGGGATGACCACACTCCATCATCATGCCGAGCATTACGGTCTTTCGCTCATTTTAGGCGGAGCAGAAACCACGCTTTGGGATATTTCGGGGATTTATTCGAGCATGGCTCGTATCCTTAAAAATTTTCATGAAAACAGTCCTTATCATTATAGACCAAATGAATGGCGAAAGCCACGCTTCTTGAAAAAAGAAAAAGTAGAAAAGCCTTCGGAAACCGTACCTGATGCCCTGCTCGATGCATCTTCTATTTGGTATGCTTTTGAAGCGATGCAAGATGTGTATCGGCCTGGGCGGGAAGAGTCTTGGGAACTGTATGAAACCTCCCGAAGGGTGGCATGGAAAACAGGGACGAGTTTTGGCCACCGCGATGCGTGGGCAATTGGGGTCACGCCTGATTATTTAGTAGGGGTTTGGGTGGGGAATGCCGATGGCGAAGGTCGACCAGGCTTAACGGGAGTTACCGCCGCTGCCCCCGTGCTTTTCGATGTGTTTGGAACGTTGCCACCTACCGAGTGGTTTGAGCCGCCGTACGATGAAATGACTACCACCAGCATTTGCCGGCAAAGTGGGCACAAAGCCTCTGAAATTTGCCCTGTAGTAGATGAGATGGATATTCCTTTTGCAGGTTTGAGCACGGAAGTCTGTCCGTACCACCAGTTAGTTCACCTTGATGCAAGTGGGCAGTTTCGGGTCAATAGCGATTGTGAAGAAGTGGCGAATATGAAGCACGAACCGTTCTTTTTACTTCCGCCCATGCAGGCTTGGTATTACCGTACCAAGCACGCTACTTATCGACGATTACCTCCCATTCGCAGCGATTGCCTGAACAGTAGCGCAACTGTGGCAAAGCAAGTGATGCATGTGGTGTACCCGATTGAAGGAGGGAAAATTGTGATTCCAAGGTTGCTGGATGGGGAGAAAGGAGAGGCGGTGTTCCAAGTAGCACACATCAAGCC